CGAGTCGAGGCGGGCATCCCCGAAGCCCGAGGCTCGAGGCCCGGGCCCCCGCGGCAAGCGGTGCCGGAGCCACGGGCGCCTCCGCGCGTTCACCCCCCGAGGCGGGCTATGGACAACGCCGGGGCGGGGCGTAGCATGGGCATCATGCGCAGCAGATTTCCTCAGGACCTTCTCTCCCAGGACGCCGCCGGCCAGGATGCCGGAGCGGGCCCGGACCCGCGCGCCGGGGCGCGGGGCGAGAGCGGGGAGGCGCCGGGCCGCGGCGCGCCGAGCTACCTCGACGGGCAGCTCCTCGTCGCGATGCCGGGCATGGTCGACGAGCGCTTCTCGCGCTCGGTGATCTACCTCTGCGCGCACTCGGCCGAGGGGGCGATGGGGATCATCGTCAACAAGCCGGCCGCCGACCTGAACATGCCGGACCTCCTGGTCCAGCTCGACATCATCGCCCAGGACGACGCGATCCGCCTGCCGGGCCGGGTGGGCCACATGCCGGTGCTGATGGGCGGGCCGGTCGAGGCGAGCCGGGGCTTCGTGCTGCACTCGCCCGACTTCCACATCGACCAGTCGACCCTGCTGATCGACGACGGCATCTGCCTCACCGCGACGATCGAGATCCTGCGGGCGATCGCCGTCGGCAAGGGACCGGCGAGCGCGGTGCTGGCGCTGGGCTATGCCGGCTGGCAGGCCGGCCAGCTCGAGAGCGAGATCCAGGCCAACGGCTGGCTGCACTGCCCGGCCGACCCGGACCTGATCTTCAACACCGCCCTCGAGACCAAGTACGACCGGGCCCTGCGCGGCATCGGCATCGAGCCCGCGATGCTCTCGGCCACGGCCGGCCACGCCTGACGGGGCGCGACTTACCCGCCCGGCCGGCACCCGCGGCGCGCTACTGGTCCTGCGCGCCGGCCTCGAAGCCCGGGTTCATCCCCTCGACCGCCGGAGCGGGGCGCTTGCGCGCCGCCGGCCGCGGCGCGTTGCTCGCCGTCGGCGCCGCGCCCGACAGGCCGAGGCGGGTGGCGAGCGAGAGTGCCCGCGCCTCGGAGAAGCGCAGGTGGCAGAAGCCGTGCGAGCCCTCGCGCACGTAGGCCCGGCACAGCTGCTCGCGGTCGGACGAGAAGGCGGCCTGCTCGGTCACGATCGGCCGCACGTCCTCGCGCCGGGCGCGCTGGGTCATCACCTTGTAGTTCTCGCGCACCGCCTTGTCGGCGACGCCGCGGGCCGAATCGAATTCCTGCGCCCGCGGCAGCAGCGTCGCGGCGCCGGGCCCCCACAGGCCCTTCGGGGTGGTGGCGCAGTCGGAGGCCGTGAAGACGCACGATTCCGCCTCGGCGAGCGGCGTGACCATCACGCTGCCCTCCAGGATCTCGAATCGCAGCGGGCAGGCCGGGCCGGACGAGGCGAGCTGGGTCACGCCGCTGGGCTTGCCCTGGTCGGCGAGCGCGAGCGGCTGCCCGTCGTTGATCGCGACCTTGCAGCTCTCCGTCGGCTGCGAGACCTTCGTGCCGGCGAGCGTCACGCGGGCGGTGAAGCCGGCGCCGGCGCGATCCAGGCGGAGCGAGCCGGCATTGCCGTTCTGTTGCAGGTCCTGGCCGAGCACGGCGTCGTCGCTGGGGGTCTTGAGCACCACGGGCTTCGGCGGCGCCGGCGGCGCCGGGGCCGGCCGGGGCGCGGCCTCGGGCGGCACCTCGCCGGGGGCGCCCGGGACCCGTCCGCCCGGCACCGGCGCCGGGGGGACCGGGGGGCGGGCGGCGCGGCCGATGCCGAACAGCTCCTCGAGGAAGGACTGGGCCGAGGCCGGGGCCGGCGCCACCATCAGGACCGCCGCGAGGGGCAGGGCCGCCAGAACGGGCAGGGCCACCGGGCGGGGGGAGGGGCGAACGGGCTGCA
The sequence above is drawn from the Methylobacterium terrae genome and encodes:
- a CDS encoding YqgE/AlgH family protein, with amino-acid sequence MPGMVDERFSRSVIYLCAHSAEGAMGIIVNKPAADLNMPDLLVQLDIIAQDDAIRLPGRVGHMPVLMGGPVEASRGFVLHSPDFHIDQSTLLIDDGICLTATIEILRAIAVGKGPASAVLALGYAGWQAGQLESEIQANGWLHCPADPDLIFNTALETKYDRALRGIGIEPAMLSATAGHA